From Phoenix dactylifera cultivar Barhee BC4 unplaced genomic scaffold, palm_55x_up_171113_PBpolish2nd_filt_p 001070F, whole genome shotgun sequence, the proteins below share one genomic window:
- the LOC120107903 gene encoding arabinosyltransferase RRA3-like, with translation MRLRRVGPLTRGDGPPSRGSRIAMAIFIGIILGCVFAFLFPDGLFRSSSPSPSRTQDAAKWSQFNSAPCESLERTNILKSELASLSEKNAELKKQVRELTMKLQLAEQGKDQAQKQFLALGVQHKAGPFGTVRSLRTNPTIIPDESVNPRLAKMLEKVSVQKELIVALANSNVREMVELWFENIKRVGIPNYLVVALDDGMENFCKSKGVPVYRRKPDEGVDSIGRTGGNHAVSGLKFRILREFLQLGYSILLSDVDIIYLQNPFNHLYRDSDVESMSDGHSNMTAYGYDDVFDEPKMGWARYAHTMRIWVYNSGFFYIRPTIPSIELLDRVASRLSREKAWDQQVFNEELFFPSHPGYDGLHASRRTMDMYLFMNSKVLFKTVRKDANLRKLKPVIVHLNYHPDKFRRMKAVVEFYVNGNQNALDPFPDGSE, from the exons ATGAGACTGCGGCGGGTGGGCCCCCTGACGCGTGGCGATGGCCCGCCCTCTCGCGGATCTCGGATCGCCATGGCGATCTTCATCGGCATCATCCTTGGATGCGTCTTCGCTTTCCTCTTCCCGGACGGCCTCTTCCGCTCTTCTTCCCCATCTCCTTCTCGCACCCAGGACGCCGCCAAATGGAGTCAG TTTAATTCAGCCCCATGTGAATCACTTGAGAGGACAAATATTTTGAAGTCAGAGTTGGCATCACTATCAGAAAAAAATGCAGAATTAAAGAAGCAGGTTAGGGAGCTAACTATGAAGCTTCAATTGGCTGAGCAAGGAAAAGATCAGGCTCAGAAGCAgtttctagctttaggagtccAGCATAAAGCTGGTCCCTTTGGAACTGTCAGGAGTTTGAGAACAAATCCAACCATCATTCCTGATGAATCTGTGAACCCAAGATTGGCAAAGATGCTAGAAAAGGTGTCTGTTCAGAAAGAGCTTATAGTTGCTCTAGCAAATTCTAACGTGAGGGAGATGGTGGAGTTATGGTTTGAGAATATCAAAAGAGTGGGTATACCTAATTATCTAGTTGTAGCGTTGGATGATGGGATGGAAAATTTCTGCAAATCAAAGGGAGTTCCTGTTTACCGAAGAAAACCTGATGAAGGCGTAGATTCTATTGGAAGGACAGGTGGGAACCATGCAGTGTCTGGATTGAAGTTCCGCATTTTGAGAGAATTTTTGCAGCTTGGTTACAGTATTCTTCTCTCAGATGTTGATATTATCTACTTACAGAACCCATTTAATCATCTCTACAGAGATTCTGATGTGGAATCTATGAGTGACGGTCACAGTAACATGACAGCTTATGGTTATGATGATGTCTTTGATGAGCCTAAAATGGGTTGGGCAAGATATGCTCATACAATGCGGATATGGGTTTACAATTCTGGTTTTTTCTATATTAGACCCACAATTCCCTCAATTGAGCTTTTGGATCGTGTGGCAAGCAGGCTATCTCGTGAAAAAGCATGGGACCAACAGGTCTTTAATGAAGAGCTTTTTTTCCCCTCACACCCAGGATATGATGGGCTTCATGCATCTAGGAGAACCATGGATATGTATCTTTTTATGAACAGCAAAGTTCTTTTCAAGACTGTGAGAAAAGATGCTAATCTACGCAAGCTAAAGCCTGTGATTGTTCATCTGAATTACCATCCAGATAAATTCCGTAGAATGAAAGCTGTTGTGGAGTTTTATGTCAATGGAAATCAAAATGCACTGGATCCTTTCCCTGATGGTTCAGAGTAG